The sequence below is a genomic window from Silene latifolia isolate original U9 population chromosome 7, ASM4854445v1, whole genome shotgun sequence.
tatttaacgtcgatggctcgacaaagttgcACTTTCCATTAAGTCTCGTAAATGGGATCAATGAGGTGTAGTGTTTCCACTTCACTCGCTTCAATGCCTTCATAATAATGCTTAAGCCGTTGTCCATTCACTTTCAAGACTTTCCCGGTCTTCAAACACTTGATTTCTATTGCTCCATGTTGAAAAACTTTCACCACTTCATATGGTCCCATCCATCGAGACCGCAATTTCCCGGAGAAAAGTCTAAGCCTATTTTGAAAAAGCAAGACTTTCTCTCCCAATTGAAAAACTCTTCTTGCAATCATATTATCATACCATGCCCTTGTCCTAGCCTTATAGATTGATGCATTCTCATAAGCCTCATTCCTAATCTCTTCCAATTCATGAAGTTGAAGCTTCCTATGGAGTCCCGCCTCATCCAATTGCAAATTGAAGGATTTAACCGCCCAATAGGCCTTATGTTCAATCTCCACGGGTAGATGACATGGCTTCCCAAAAATTAGTCGGTACGGTGACATCCTAATCGGTGTCTTGTAAGCCGTGCGGTAGGCCCACAAAGCATCATCCAATCTCGAGCTCCAATCTTTGCGATCGGGATTTACCGTTTTCTCAAGGATGGCCTTAATCTCCCTATTGGAAACCTcggcttggccgttggtttgaGGGTGATAGGCCGTGGATACCTTGTGAATCACCCCATACTTTTTGAGAAGGGCACCAATAGCTTTGTTACAAAAATGCGTGCCGCGGTCACTTATCAATGCTTTGGGGAACCCAAACCGAGAGAAAATATTAGTCTTGAGGAACTCTCCAACCACCTTGGCATCGTCGGTCTTGGTGGCTTTGGCTTCcacccatttagagacataatccaCCGCCAAGAGTATGTAGATGTTGCCATAAGATGCGGGAAATGGCCCCATAAAGTCAATACCCCACACATCAAAGATTTTGCAATAGAGCATTGGGGTTTGGGGCATTTCTCCTTTCCTTGAGATATTGCCAAGtctttggcatctatcacaagtCTTGACTATGGCATGGGCATCACGGAAGAGTGTGGGCCAAAAGAAAACGCTCTTTAAGACTTTCCGAGCCGTCTTTTTGGCTCCGAAATGACCCCCACAAGCATACTAGTGGCTAAACCGAAAAATTGACATGATTTCGGTGTCCGGCACACACCTCCTTATCACTTGATCGGCACAAAATTtccacaaataaggatcatcccacacATAGTACTTCGAATCACTCTTGATTTTGTCTCTTTGATGTCGAGTCAAACCCGGTGGAAATTTGTCCAAGACCAAGTAATTCACGATATGTGCATACCAAGGTTCGGTAGACATCAAGGCAAGAAGGGCTTCATCCGGGAAGGTCTCCTTTATTGAACTTTGTGGCACTAAGGAGTCTTCTTGGATGATTCTACTAAGATGGTCCGCCACCGTGTTGGTGGAGCCTTTCTTGTCTTTGAGTTCAACGTCAAACTCACTCAAAAGTAGTACCCATCTCATCAAACGGGGCTTTGATTCTTTCTTAGAGACAAGGTGCCTCAAAGCGGCATGATCCGTGAAGATGATGACCTTGGCTCCAAGAATATAAGATCGGTATTTCTCTAAGGCAAACACCACCGCAAGAAATTCTTTCTCGGTAGTTGTATAGTTCCTTTGAGCTTCATTCATCATTGTCGATGCATATTGAATAACATGAGGTGCTCTTCCTACCCTTTGGCCAagtaccgcgccaagggcataattgcttgcatccgacattatctcaaacggttcATTCCAATTGGGAGGTTGAATTATAGGTGCCGAAATAAGCTTCTCCTTGAGCATATCAAAAGCTCCATTGCATTCTTCACTCATGACAAATTCACAATCCTTTTGAAGTAGATTGCATAGAGGAgcggcaatcttggagaaatccttaatgaaacgccggtagaaCCCGGCATGACCTAGGAAAGACCTCACTTcacgcacattagtaggataaggcaaggtgcgaatggtatcgacctttgccttatcaacctCAATCCCCCTAGAGGAGATCACATGTCCCAAAACTATTCCTTCatcaaccatgaaatgacatttctCATGGTTGAGAACGAGGTTGGTATCAATACATCTCTTCAAGACCCAAGTAAGATGACTCAAACAATCCTCAAAAGATTGACCATGGACggtgaaatcgtccatgaatacctcaataaagtcctcaacatgatccgaaaagatactcatcatacacctttggaacgtCCCTGGAGCATTGCAAAGACCGAAGGGCATCTTTCTATAGGCAAACGTTCCAAAGGGGCATGTGaaggttgtttttgtttggtcctcgggtgcgattgggatttgaaaatatcccgagtagccatccaaaaaacaataaaaggcttttcccgctaacctctccaacatttgatccatgaagggaaGCGAGAAATGATCTTTTCGGGTCACGGCATTGAGCCTACGGTAGTCGATACAtaccctccacccattttgaactcGAGTGGGGGTCAAAACACCTTCATGATTCTCGACTACCGTTAGCCCGGATTTCTTTGGGATAACTTGGGTTGGACTAACCCATTGACTATCGGAGATAGGATAGATCATACCTATATGAAGGAGTTTGAGTACCTCTTTCTTCACAACATCCATCATTGGAGGGTTCAAACGCCTTTGTGGTTGTCGGACGGGCTTTGCTTCATCTTCAAGAAGAATTAGGTGCATGCATAAGGTGGGACTAATGCCTTTGATGTCGGCCATTGTCCACCCAATTGCTTCCTTGTGTTGCTTAAGAACCCGGATGAGAGCCTCTTCTTGCTCCTtagtaagcttgcttgaaataatcaccggtaaagtttcttcatttcctAGAAATGGATACTTCAAGTGGCTTGGTAAGGGCTTCAATTCAACAGTAGGAGGCTTGACAATAGAGGGAACGGGTTTCTCCTTTGGTAGCTCTTCTAACaatttggaagaaaggaagaaaatttCCTGGACAGGGGGTaattcgcacggtgcgagttttggagctgagaaactcgcacggtgcgaattTGCTGCTGCCTTCcggatttcttccttttcttcccattcttccatTGGGGGATTTTCCTCTAGGTCCTTGATGGTTTCCTGCAAATCACAAGACAAACCATACCCCGTATCCTCTCCAACCAATCCATTAGTCAAAACAACATTTAATGCATCAAATTTGCACAATTCATACACGGTTTGCACAATTGGctcaaaaatttcaagaaaacacAAGGATGAAGTCTCGGATGGGTATTTCATAGCCTCATGTATGCTATACTCAATCTTTTCCCCCTCAAATTCCATTGTGAGGCGTCCACTAGATACATCAATCTTGGTGTTAgaagttctcatgaaaggccttcccaacaaaatGGGAGTGGAGCCTTTCTCGGGTTCCATTTCAATCACATAGAAGTCGGCGGGGAAAAGCATTTCCCCCACCTTCACCAAGACATCTTCAACAACCCCCTTAGGATAGATATTGGACCTATCGGCCAAAGAAATGACCGTACGAGTCGGTTTCAAAGGCCCTAACTTGAGTGACTCATAAAGGTAATTGGGCAAGACATTAATGGATGCGCCTAAATCAAGCATAGCATGTTGACAATCCAAGTCACCAATTTTACAAGGGATGGTGAACATGCCCGGGTCACTACATTTTTGTGGCAACCGTTTTTGAAAAATTGCcgacacatgttcactagcccttacCTTTCTCATGCTTTTTGCCTTGTTGGTcctcttagtagtgcacaacTCTTTCAAAAATTTTGCATGCTTGGGCATACTACTAAGAAGATCAAGGAGAGGAatgtttacctccactttacgaaagatatcataaaggcttgaagtcttcttgtcaattatccttgtatcattcaaagcacttggaaatggagcttgtggcTCATATTCCGGAAGAGGTTCATGGACCCTTACTTGTTGAGGTGTAGATGCTTCCCTTTGTTCCActaccacttcaatttcatcttcaatcatatcctccACTTTATGAACAATAGGAAGTGGTCTTGTCTTCTTAGGACCCTTGGGTGCCTCTACCAACTCCCTACCATTCCTCAAAGAGACCGCTTTTGCTTGTTCCTTGTTGGGTGGAGGAGTGGTGTGAGAAGGGTGACTCCCTCCTTGGGTGGGTTGAAAATTGAGTGTAGTGAGGATTTgaccaacttgggtctcaaggttaACAAACCTAGAGTCGGTGAGTCGGTTTTGTTGAAGCACGGCGGTTTGAGATTCCTTGGTTTGTTGTTGCATTGCCATTTGATTCATGGTaagagttttcatcatttcttccaaggaattttgtgattggttttggttttgatttggcttttgaaatgaagagtttgaagcccctttttgattttgattttggtttccaccccaccccatatttggatgagatttccaaccttcattgtaagtgttagaataggggtcaaacttcctaaaaccaatagccttcaccgcttcaattgcctcctccgtttgcaaagatggacacccatcggtgggatgagttgggtcattacaaagaccacaaaatttcacatgagaAGCGCTCCCACCTCCTTTTGTAAGTTCCTTGACCAAATTGGTAAGAAAATCAACTTTCTCCTCCATATGGTTGGAGCTTTGCTTTGAAGAGAATGTTCCACTTGACTTCTTAATTCTCCTCCCAAAATTCCTAGAGCTTCCTACCAACCTTTCAATCAACTCATTTGCTTCTTGGACGGACATGTACTCAATTCCACCTTGGGTGGCGGCTTTAATCATTCTAGCATCATCCTCAAGTAGACCACCACAAAAGTTCAAGAGAAGGTCGTGGTCGGTATACCCATGGTATGGACAACTAGCAAGAAGTTGtttaaacctctcccaatactcatacaagttctccccatccatttgttcaacattacttatttctttcttcaattgagaTGAGAGACTAGCGGGAAAATACTTTTCTAAGAAAGCCTTCTTCATTAAATTCCAAGTGGTAATGCTCCCGGTAGGGAGATAATAAAGACAATCATTTGCCGCGTCCTTGAGTGAGAAAGGGAAGGCCCTTAGTTGAAGTTGCTCATCGGTAACCCCATTTggcttcatgcttgagcaaacaacatgaaatttgttGAGATGCTTGTTGGGATCTTCCGTGCTAAGCCCATGAAATTGGGGCAATTGGTGAATGAGCCCGGACTTCAACTCAAAGGTGGCATTTTTCGCCAAAGCCGGAAAGGAGATACACAAGGGCACTTGTGTGAGATCCGGGGCGGTAAGTTCCTTAATGGTTCTAGGCCTTGGTGGGTTCTCTCTTGCACCATCTAGGTGTGGATTCCCGTCTTCACGATCACTCATAATGATTTGTATGGGTATGGGTTGTTCAAAAGGGATGTTGTTATCTTCTCTTTGGTCTTGTTGAAAACCGGGATCAATTTCTTCAATAACCGGGTTGTCTCTTCTAATACCTCCTCCTATCCAAGCAAGTGATCTTTGAATCTCCGGATTGAATGGAAAAAGTGGTTCACTTGAATTCCTAGTATTGACCATAAACAACTCTACACAAGAGCACACAATCAAAAAGTTCACACAAGTGATGAACAAGACACTAACAACAAGAAACAAAGAGTAACTGAAATAACTATTCTAAAACACAAATAACacactagcaaaaccgttaccttccccggcaacggcgccaaaatttgacacgcctaaaatgtcgcacttaaagacggccaaattaacaatttatataccactaaacacactaattagcactaattataaactagtaaaatagcaagcaagggatcgaacccaagagaagatgggttttgcaatagtgaaattaaaagagtaattaGAATAATTAAGACAAAGTAACAACAATTATATAAAAAGGGGGGTTTTGGGTTGAGTTTCAATTGTAACAAAAGCaaggaaa
It includes:
- the LOC141589975 gene encoding uncharacterized protein LOC141589975 — translated: MIKAATQGGIEYMSVQEANELIERLVGSSRNFGRRIKKSSGTFSSKQSSNHMEEKVDFLTNLVKELTKGGGSASHVKFCGLCASINVLPNYLYESLKLGPLKPTRTVISLADRSNIYPKGVVEDVLVKVGEMLFPADFYVIEMEPEKGSTPILLGRPFMRTSNTKIDVSSGRLTMEFEGEKIEYSIHEAMKYPSETSSLCFLEIFEPIVQTVYELCKFDALNVVLTNGLVGEDTGYGLSCDLQETIKDLEENPPMEEWEEKEEIRKAAANSHRASFSAPKLAPCELPPVQEIFFLSSKLLEELPKEKPVPSIVKPPTVELKPLPSHLKYPFLGNEETLPVIISSKLTKEQEEALIRVLKQHKEAIGWTMADIKGISPTLCMHLILLEDEAKPVRQPQRRLNPPMMDVVKKEVLKLLHIGMIYPISDSQWVSPTQVIPKKSGLTVVENHEAQRNYTTTEKEFLAVVFALEKYRSYILGAKVIIFTDHAALRHLVSKKESKPRLMRWVLLLSEFDVELKDKKGSTNTVADHLSRIIQEDSLVPQSSIKETFPDEALLALMSTEPWYAHIVNYLVLDKFPPGLTRHQRDKIKSDSKYYVWDDPYLWKFCADQVIRRCVPDTEIMSIFRFSH